The segment GATCTATTCCTTTTCTTAGCTCGTACTGCTGCATTTCCCTGCCTGAGAGTCTTTCTTGGTGGAGGTAAATGCCAACATCAATATCGCTGAAAGGTAAACCTTCGCTAAAAGAACCATACAGATAGGCAAACAAGACTTCTGGATAATCACGCAGGCGAGCTGTCAATAATTTCACGTACTGATTTCTTTCCGATGGCGATAAATCATGCTTCTTGCCCTTCACGTTCCACCGCCTCATTTACAACTTGGCAACCTGGGTTCCGCAACCCCAGGCCGGCTGAGACAATATTTT is part of the Clostridia bacterium genome and harbors:
- a CDS encoding nucleotidyltransferase domain-containing protein; protein product: MRRWNVKGKKHDLSPSERNQYVKLLTARLRDYPEVLFAYLYGSFSEGLPFSDIDVGIYLHQERLSGREMQQYELRKGIDLELLAGLPVDLRVLNYSSLPLRYHVSRGELLFSRDEPTRYAFLEATWRDYFDYYPLARQFFRDLTAVPFGSPVD